A stretch of DNA from Acidimicrobiales bacterium:
CGCCGACCGTGAGGCCGACACCGCTGCTGCATCCGACCGTCACCGTGGCGGCGTTGCCGGTGGGGGCGCTATTGACGTTGACGTTGGCGGTGGTGCCGCTGTTAGTCACGCTGGCCACCGGCGAATTGAGCAGCGTCTGGCCCTGGGTCGGCTTCGGCGTCGTCGGGGTTTGAACCGGAGGCTGAGTGGGGTTGGAACTGTTCGTAGGACTGCTCGGCGTGTTCCCACCACCGCCGCCAGATCCCCCGCCGCCGGCGACGGAGCCGGTCGGGTTGGTGCCGAGGGTCGTGGCTCCTCCTGAGCCCCCGCTACCGGACGTCCCCAGCCCGAGCGGGTTGAGGCCGCTGTTCGGTGCGACCGTCCCGACGCCGCCAGCGAGGCCACCGAGGCCGCCCCTATTGGCTAGCGGGTTGAGGCCAGGCGAGTTGGCGCCGGGGAGGCTGCCGGTGGCGACGCCACCGTTGTTCACGGAGCTGTTCTGCCCGACGATGCCTAGCCCGATGAGGCCGAGACCCATGAGGGCGCCCACCGAAACCCAGAGTGGGCGAACGGCCCGCTCGTTCATCCAGCCGGTGAGAGGGGCGAAACGGGCGCTGGGGTCGCTGACCAGTGCCTTCCACCTTGCTGCGGCCTCGTCGGCGAGGTTCGCCGGCACCGCGGCGGCAAGGGGCCGGAGAGCGCTGCCGAGGTGCTCGGGCTCGGGCCGGCGGGCCTGAGCGAACCGACCGGCCAAACCCCTGCGCCCACGGGTGAGGAGCTGGCTGGCCACCGCCGAGGACACGCCGAGAACCGCCGCGATCCGTTCCGCCTCCATGGACTCAACGTCACCTAGCCACACCGCTGCACGCCAGCGCTCCGGAAGGCTCCGGAAGGCCGCCTCAAGCAGGGCAGCGTTGGCTCCCTTGGAGTGAGCTCCCTTGCCCTTGGGAACCGAACGGGCGGCGAAAGTGGGGGTCGGGGTCGAGTGGCTGTGCAGGTGGTCGATCGCGGCCTTATAGACAGCCGACAGAAGCAGCGGCCGGTAGGTCTCGGAGTCGAGCCGGCTCTGGCGCCGAAGGCTGCGAAGCGAACGCCCAAAGCCCTCGGCGACAGCGGCGATCGCGCTGTCA
This window harbors:
- a CDS encoding RNA polymerase sigma factor, which produces MNSVALPVSATAPALGAEVDLIRQAARGNEESFSELYRRHSQTAWRVAQAVAVDRDSAIAAVAEGFGRSLRSLRRQSRLDSETYRPLLLSAVYKAAIDHLHSHSTPTPTFAARSVPKGKGAHSKGANAALLEAAFRSLPERWRAAVWLGDVESMEAERIAAVLGVSSAVASQLLTRGRRGLAGRFAQARRPEPEHLGSALRPLAAAVPANLADEAAARWKALVSDPSARFAPLTGWMNERAVRPLWVSVGALMGLGLIGLGIVGQNSSVNNGGVATGSLPGANSPGLNPLANRGGLGGLAGGVGTVAPNSGLNPLGLGTSGSGGSGGATTLGTNPTGSVAGGGGSGGGGGNTPSSPTNSSNPTQPPVQTPTTPKPTQGQTLLNSPVASVTNSGTTANVNVNSAPTGNAATVTVGCSSGVGLTVGGTTLAGCAPAGPPPPPANTVTGPPSGGQSSATNPVSNVTKTVTNTVTGITSGL